AGCCGAGGCGGCCCTGGCGCTGGAGCCGCATCATGCGGTCGTCCATGATGCGCACCAGCGACATCTTGTCGAAGATGGTGCGCAGCAGGTCGTCGGCGACGTCGGGGACGCGGGCTCCGGGGAGCACGCGGCCATCGTCGTCGAGTACGCGGCGCAGGTCGTCCTGAGCTTGCACGGCTACCATGGGGCCTCCGCGCCGAGCGGGTCGGCGGTGAGAAATCGGGCGGGGTCGTGGTGCGACGCGGAGGTCCGCGTCGCGGACGGTGTAGCGAGTGGCGTCCGCACGTGTCAAGGCGACGGGCCCGCATCTGCCTGCGTCGCCGGTTGCGCACGCGTCGCGCCGCGGTGCGCTATGGTCCGACCCGGAGGATCGATGCTGACGATCTTGATCATCGCGGCGCTCGTGGTCGCCGTCGGCGGCGCCGGGGCGGGCGCGGTCGCGTACCGGAACGAGCAGAAGCGCCGCGGGCTCGGCGGCGATGGCCAGCGCGCGCTGCCGGCCGTGGGCGACACGCTGATCGAGCGCGGCCTGCGCGAGCTGCGCGTGGGCGACGTCGTGACGGTCGACGGCAAGGACCTCCTGTGCGAGGGCGCGATCGCCTACGACGAGGACGGCCACCGCTGGGTCGGCGCGCGCCTCGTCGACGGCCAGCACGTGGTCTGGTGCGTCGTCGGGATCGAGCGGGTCGGCTCCCAGGTCGTGCGCATGCTCCGCCCCGACCCGACCGACGTCGCCGGCTACCCGCCCGAGGTGCTGGTGATCGGCGAGGTCCGGTTCTCCCTCGACAAGCGCGGCACCGCGACCTGCAAGGTCACCGGCGACGTGGGCAACCTGCTGGGCGCGCGCGCCGCCGCGCCCGGGGGCACGGTCGAGCGCTGCCGCTGGTGGCTCTACCAGTCGTCGGGCGACGACACCGCGATGATCGAGCAGTGGGGCAGCGACTACCGCGTGCTGCGCGGCACCAAGGTCGCGGGCGACACGATCGACCTGATCCCGGGCTCGTGAGGCGCGGTCGATCGGCTCGCGGGCTCGTGATGCGCGGCGCGCTGGCGGTGGGGCCGCTGGTGGCCGCCTGCGGCGGCGGCTCGGCGCCGACGACGATCGGCAAT
The genomic region above belongs to Myxococcales bacterium and contains:
- a CDS encoding DUF4178 domain-containing protein, with the protein product MLTILIIAALVVAVGGAGAGAVAYRNEQKRRGLGGDGQRALPAVGDTLIERGLRELRVGDVVTVDGKDLLCEGAIAYDEDGHRWVGARLVDGQHVVWCVVGIERVGSQVVRMLRPDPTDVAGYPPEVLVIGEVRFSLDKRGTATCKVTGDVGNLLGARAAAPGGTVERCRWWLYQSSGDDTAMIEQWGSDYRVLRGTKVAGDTIDLIPGS